The DNA sequence CGCAGGGATGCGCCTCCCGCCCGGCCAAGAACCTTGGGTGCTCAGACCTGGAAAACACCCACCTTGAAGTCCTTGATGCGAGCGTTGAGGGAGGCTACATCGAGAGACAGCTTGATGGCCTCGCGGGTATCTCGCGGGTCGATAATGCGGTCCACCCAAAGGCGGGCGGCGGCGTATCGGGCGTCCATCTGGTGCTGATAGGACTCGCTGGTCTCGCCCACGATGCGCTGGCGCTCTTCCTCGTCGATCTCCTGGCCCTGCTTGGCCATTTGCCGCACCTTGAGGTCGGCCAGAGTCTTGGCAGCCTGGGAGCCCCCCATGACGGCGTACTGGCAGGTGGGCCAGGCGAAGATGAAACGCGGGTCGTAGGCTTTGCCGCAGAGGGCATAGTTGCCGGCCCCGAAGCTGCCGCCGGTGATGACGGTAATTTTGGGGACCACCGAATTGGCCACGGCGTTGACCATCTTGGCCCCCGACTTGATGATGCCCGAGACTTCGGCGTCGCGGCCCACCATGAAGCCGTTGACGTCCTGAAAGAAGAGCAGCGGCAGACGGTTCTGGTTGCAGTCCATGATGAAGCGGGCGGCTTTGTCGGCGGCCTCGCGGTAGATCACCCCCCCCACCTCGAACTGCTTGCCGGGCTGGCGGATGTGGGTCTTCTGGTTGGCCACCACGCCCACCGACCATCCGCCCACGTGAGCGTATCCGCAGAGGACGGTGCGTCCGTAGTCTTTCTTGTATTCCTCGAACTGGGAATCGTCGAAGATGCACTCGAAGACCTCGCGCATGTCGTACTCGCCCGAGGACTCGATGGGCATGATTCGGAAGAGGTCATCGGCCCCGCGCTTGGGCGGCTGCTCCTGCTGGCGATTGAAGGGAGCCCGCTCCGGTTCGGCCGATTGCGCGGCCAGCTTGCGCAGGCGCTTGAGGCAGTCTTCGTCGTCGGCTTCCTTGAAGTCGATGGTGCCGCTCAGCTCGGCGTGCAGATCGGCGCCGCCCAGCTCTTCGCTGTTCAGGTCCTGGCCGATGGCG is a window from the Acidobacteriota bacterium genome containing:
- a CDS encoding acyl-CoA carboxylase subunit beta; the protein is MSRPFRDYDNWDEIIEALRADEEEIRRGGGEKAVERQHSKGRLTVRERLEKLIDPDSDFFELGIYAGYEMYPEAGGAPASGTLTGIAPVGGRLHMIVANDATVKAGAFFPVTVKKVLRAQRIAMQNRLPLIYLVDSAGVYLPMQDEIFPDQDDFGRIFRNNAKISARGIPQIAAIMGPCVAGGAYLPVMSDKILMVEGSGLYIAGPSLVKAAIGQDLNSEELGGADLHAELSGTIDFKEADDEDCLKRLRKLAAQSAEPERAPFNRQQEQPPKRGADDLFRIMPIESSGEYDMREVFECIFDDSQFEEYKKDYGRTVLCGYAHVGGWSVGVVANQKTHIRQPGKQFEVGGVIYREAADKAARFIMDCNQNRLPLLFFQDVNGFMVGRDAEVSGIIKSGAKMVNAVANSVVPKITVITGGSFGAGNYALCGKAYDPRFIFAWPTCQYAVMGGSQAAKTLADLKVRQMAKQGQEIDEEERQRIVGETSESYQHQMDARYAAARLWVDRIIDPRDTREAIKLSLDVASLNARIKDFKVGVFQV